In Dysidea avara chromosome 3, odDysAvar1.4, whole genome shotgun sequence, a single window of DNA contains:
- the LOC136249789 gene encoding E3 ubiquitin-protein ligase TRIM71-like isoform X1, with protein sequence MAAKQMKKIFSSLSCPICHQLFKKPKCLPCHHSFCEQCLESIKEESSIVCPQCRKEVMVSAGGAKEFDNAFIINQMVDHLIQKSTHEEEAEVECDECFRRKSIELFCPDCTSFLCLSCSDYHKYSKRFQNHHVVTLMESQSNKPLVISYSTAAPDPQQCQAIDVPKNTIVGKKVEFTVITRDNNGDRCFREDDEVGIRLEGLNNMGLVSNNNNNDGVYMASFVPPKVGEVKILVCVNGELIQGGPYSIVASRDYTSLSKPSKILNKDGSMGKPWGIGFNSKSGRWAVADATNNCVYLYDSEDQFVRKIGSNGHNSGQFDGPRGVAFDEDHLYVTDHHRVQKFSADGEYLLQFGRYGSDDGDVKYPYSLTVHNGKVYVADTDNSRISVFLTDGTFHQTIGRGQLGDPCDVAVTSNDELLVVDSRHNCLFRLTLDGDYIDKFSNHGDEMCDSSSIIIDPNDFILVADSGKDRVVIFDKRGNYLHRFGCGGSGDGEFLYPCAITVNKNGDIYVSDHYNERIQVFSNY encoded by the coding sequence ATGGCTGCTAAACAAATGAAAAAGATCTTCAGTAGTCTCAGTTGTCCAATATGCCACCAATTATTCAAGAAGCCTAAGTGCCTACCTTGTCACCATTCCTTCTGTGAACAGTGTCTAGAGTCAATCAAAGAAGAGTCCAGTATTGTATGTCCTCAGTGTAGAAAAGAAGTGATGGTTTCTGCAGGAGGAGCAAAGGAGTTTGATAACGCTTTTATCATTAACCAAATGGTGGATCATTTGATCCAAAAGTCTACACATGAAGAAGAGGCAGAAGTTGAATGTGACGAATGTTTCAGGCGTAAATCAATAGAACTTTTCTGTCCTGACTGTACCTCGTTCCTTTGTCTTAGCTGTAGTGACTATCACAAATATAGTAAAAGGTTTCAGAATCACCATGTGGTAACCTTGATGGAATCTCAGTCCAACAAGCCATTAGTAATATCATACTCAACTGCAGCACCAGATCCTCAACAGTGTCAAGCCATAGATGTTCCCAAGAACACAATTGTTGGTAAGAAAGTGGAGTTCACTGTCATTACAAGGGACAATAATGGTGATCGTTGTTTCAGGGAAGACGATGAAGTTGGCATTCGGTTAGAAGGACTCAATAATATGGGACTAgtgtctaataataataataacgatGGTGTTTACATGGCTTCTTTTGTGCCACCTAAAGTTGGAGAAGTGAAGATTTTAGTGTGTGTCAATGGAGAGCTTATTCAAGGAGGTCCTTATAGTATTGTGGCTAGTCGTGATTACACCTCACTAAGCAAACCCAGTAAAATATTGAACAAGGATGGTAGTATGGGTAAACCCTGGGGTATTGGATTTAATAGTAAGAGTGGTAGATGGGCAGTAGCTGATGCAACCAATAACTGTGTATACCTTTATGATAGCGAGGATCAATTTGTCAGGAAGATTGGTAGTAATGGACACAATAGTGGTCAGTTTGATGGTCCTAGAGGAGTAGCATTTGATGAAGATCACCTGTATGTTACTGACCATCACAGGGTACAGAAGTTTTCTGCTGATGGTGAATACTTGCTGCAGTTTGGCAGGTATGGATCTGATGATGGTGACGTCAAGTATCCTTATAGCCTCACAGTACACAATGGTAAAGTGTATGTTGCTGACACTGATAACAGTCGAATCTCAGTATTCCTTACTGATGGTACATTTCACCAGACCATTGGGAGAGGACAATTGGGTGATCCTTGTGATGTAGCAGTTACTAGTAACGATGAGCTACTTGTGGTTGACAGTAGACATAACTGCTTATTCAGGCTTACACTAGATGGTGATTACATTGACAAGTTCAGTAACCATGGGGATGAAATGTGTGATTCATCTAGTATCATTATTGACCCAAATGACTTTATTTTAGTGGCTGATAGTGGTAAGGATCGAGTTGTAATATTTGACAAACGTGGGAACTACTTACACAGGTTTGGATGTGGTGGATCTGGTGATGGTGAATTTTTATATCCATGTGCAATAACTGTCAACAAGAATGGTGACATTTATGTTAGTGATCACTACAATGAAAGGATTCAAGTCTTTTCTAACTACTAA
- the LOC136249789 gene encoding E3 ubiquitin-protein ligase TRIM71-like isoform X2, producing the protein MAAKQMKKIFSSLSCPICHQLFKKPKCLPCHHSFCEQCLESIKEESSIVCPQCRKEVMVSAGGAKEFDNAFIINQMVDHLIQKSTHEEEAEVECDECFRRKSIELFCPDCTSFLCLSCSDYHKYSKRFQNHHVVTLMESQSNKPLVISYSTAAPDPQQCQAIDVPKNTIVGKKVEFTVITRDNNGDRCFREDDEVGIRLEGLNNMGLVSNNNNNDGVYMASFVPPKVGEVKILVCVNGELIQGGPYSIVASRDYTSLSKPSKILNKDGSMGKPWGIGFNSKSGRWAVADATNNCVYLYDSEDQFVRKIGSNGHNSGQFDGPRGVAFDEDHLYVTDHHRVQKFSADGEYLLQFGRYGSDDGDVKYPYSLTVHNGKVYVADTDNSRISVFLTDGTFHQTIGRGQLGDPCDVAVTSNDELLVVDSRHNCLFRLTLDGDYIDKFSNHGDEMCDSSSIIIDPNDFILVADSGLDVVDLVMVNFYIHVQ; encoded by the exons ATGGCTGCTAAACAAATGAAAAAGATCTTCAGTAGTCTCAGTTGTCCAATATGCCACCAATTATTCAAGAAGCCTAAGTGCCTACCTTGTCACCATTCCTTCTGTGAACAGTGTCTAGAGTCAATCAAAGAAGAGTCCAGTATTGTATGTCCTCAGTGTAGAAAAGAAGTGATGGTTTCTGCAGGAGGAGCAAAGGAGTTTGATAACGCTTTTATCATTAACCAAATGGTGGATCATTTGATCCAAAAGTCTACACATGAAGAAGAGGCAGAAGTTGAATGTGACGAATGTTTCAGGCGTAAATCAATAGAACTTTTCTGTCCTGACTGTACCTCGTTCCTTTGTCTTAGCTGTAGTGACTATCACAAATATAGTAAAAGGTTTCAGAATCACCATGTGGTAACCTTGATGGAATCTCAGTCCAACAAGCCATTAGTAATATCATACTCAACTGCAGCACCAGATCCTCAACAGTGTCAAGCCATAGATGTTCCCAAGAACACAATTGTTGGTAAGAAAGTGGAGTTCACTGTCATTACAAGGGACAATAATGGTGATCGTTGTTTCAGGGAAGACGATGAAGTTGGCATTCGGTTAGAAGGACTCAATAATATGGGACTAgtgtctaataataataataacgatGGTGTTTACATGGCTTCTTTTGTGCCACCTAAAGTTGGAGAAGTGAAGATTTTAGTGTGTGTCAATGGAGAGCTTATTCAAGGAGGTCCTTATAGTATTGTGGCTAGTCGTGATTACACCTCACTAAGCAAACCCAGTAAAATATTGAACAAGGATGGTAGTATGGGTAAACCCTGGGGTATTGGATTTAATAGTAAGAGTGGTAGATGGGCAGTAGCTGATGCAACCAATAACTGTGTATACCTTTATGATAGCGAGGATCAATTTGTCAGGAAGATTGGTAGTAATGGACACAATAGTGGTCAGTTTGATGGTCCTAGAGGAGTAGCATTTGATGAAGATCACCTGTATGTTACTGACCATCACAGGGTACAGAAGTTTTCTGCTGATGGTGAATACTTGCTGCAGTTTGGCAGGTATGGATCTGATGATGGTGACGTCAAGTATCCTTATAGCCTCACAGTACACAATGGTAAAGTGTATGTTGCTGACACTGATAACAGTCGAATCTCAGTATTCCTTACTGATGGTACATTTCACCAGACCATTGGGAGAGGACAATTGGGTGATCCTTGTGATGTAGCAGTTACTAGTAACGATGAGCTACTTGTGGTTGACAGTAGACATAACTGCTTATTCAGGCTTACACTAGATGGTGATTACATTGACAAGTTCAGTAACCATGGGGATGAAATGTGTGATTCATCTAGTATCATTATTGACCCAAATGACTTTATTTTAGTGGCTGATAGTG GTTTGGATGTGGTGGATCTGGTGATGGTGAATTTTTATATCCATGTGCAATAA
- the LOC136251788 gene encoding uncharacterized protein isoform X1, whose protein sequence is MSRKVAKQKFISDVAADKALKQISPMDMLEQLNLFETIVQLYSIDGLTPLENEELQNNYVPELHRKSLLLTSIIPGKGHYKGMQMLRRSLKKTGQRAILSKLDKAYEKAVDTLKTRTGPTRWSVEASITDSVMTASCSSVGCASITSQELNADALCKDEACTDGGSGSHQKHVFDDSSSDNDDNESDNDNDKHNVNSAGEQCIQESTFQYPQDFRTSALVTPFRERSGHISERSNPRKKVSYQTELIASTIATEERFQADPLTLQSSSKEECQDALDKHDTMGSVHSVDQLRCNTPVLKIIIVGDTGTGKTSLLHQYVYNKFSVLYEPTIPLDFHYKELACNNTNYKLHLWDTAGRGQERFKAVTQAYYRDAVAAFVVYDVTNKNSLEHSLQWKEEINSTVYLTNGDPIPVVLIANKVDCGQLDGEQFSKDHGFIGYFETSAKTGQGIREAIHFIVKKVHQLSCAHQELVVKTLNRNRTNIMLHRIEDFSCDKTSNEKSKCCLSSA, encoded by the exons ATGTCGAGGAAGGTAGCAAAACAGAAGTTCATATCTGATGTAGCTGCTGATAAAGCACTTAAACAGATATCTCCCATGGATATGTTAGAACAGCTGAACTTGTTTGAAACTATTGTTCAGTTGTATTCTATCGATGGACTAACCCCACTGGAGAACGAAGAACTTCAGAATAATTATGTTCCTGAACTTCATCGAAAGAGTTTATTATTGACCAGCATCATCCCTGGCAAGGGTCATTACAAAGGAATGCAAATGTTAAGACGATCTTTAAAGAAGACTGGGCAGCGTGCAATCTTAAGCAAACTTGATAAGGCATATGAAAAAGCAGTAGATACGTTAAAAACTAGGACTGGGCCGACAAGATGGTCAGTAGAGGCATCCATTACTGATTCTGTGATGACTGCTAGCTGTAGCAGTGTTGGCTGTGCTAGCATTACTTCACAAGAATTGAATGCAGATGCACTCTGTAAAGATGAAGCATGCACCGACGGGGGCAGTGGAAGTCACCAGAAACATGTTTTTGATGATAGCAGTTCTGACAACGATGACAATGAGTCAGATAATGACAATGATAAGCACAATGTTAATAGTGCTGGGGAGCAATGCATACAAGAGTCTACTTTTCAGTATCCTCAGGACTTTCGTACTTCTGCCTTAGTAACACCATTTCGTGaaagatctggtcacatttctgAAAGATCAAATCCTAGGAAAAAAGTGTCTTACCAAACTGAGCTAATTGCTTCTACAATTGCAACGGAAGAACGATTTCAAGCAGATCCGCTAACATTGCAATCAAGTAGCAAAGAGGAATGTCAAGATGCATTGGATAAA CACGACACAATGGGATCAGTTCACAGTGTGGACCAACTAAGGTGCAATACTCCAGTactaaaaattataattgtgggAGATACCGGTACTGGAAAGACGTCACTACTTCACCAATATGTCTacaataaattttctgttttatatgAACCAACA ATTCCTCTTGATTTTCACTATAAAGAATTGGCATGTAACAACACAAATTACAAGTTACACTTATGGGACACTGCAGGTAGAG GTCAAGAAAGGTTTAAGGCAGTAACCCAG GCTTATTACAGAGATGCTGTAGCAGCATTTGTGGTCTATGATGTTACAAATAAGAATTCACTGGAACACAGCCTACAATGGAAGGAAGAAATCAATAGTACTGTTTACCTTACAAATGGTGACCCCATTCCTGTTGTGTTAATAGCCAACAAA GTGGACTGTGGACAACTTGATGGAGAACAGTTCAGCAAGGACCATGGATTTATAGGATACTTTGAGACTTCTGCCAAGACAGGACAAGGAATCCGAGAGGCCATACATTTTATAGTGAAAAAG GTTCACCAGCTATCCTGTGCCCATCAAGAACTTGTGGTAAAAACACTGAACAGGAATCGCACGAATATAATGCTTCACCGTATTGAAGATTTCTCTTGTGACAAAACAAGCAATGAGAAATCAAAGTGCTGTTTGTCATCTGCATAG
- the LOC136251788 gene encoding uncharacterized protein isoform X2, whose protein sequence is MSRKVAKQKFISDVAADKALKQISPMDMLEQLNLFETIVQLYSIDGLTPLENEELQNNYVPELHRKSLLLTSIIPGKGHYKGMQMLRRSLKKTGQRAILSKLDKAYEKAVDTLKTRTGPTRWSVEASITDSVMTASCSSVGCASITSQELNADALCKDEACTDGGSGSHQKHVFDDSSSDNDDNESDNDNDKHNVNSAGEQCIQESTFQYPQDFRTSALVTPFRERSGHISERSNPRKKVSYQTELIASTIATEERFQADPLTLQSSSKEECQDALDKHDTMGSVHSVDQLRCNTPVLKIIIVGDTGTGKTSLLHQYVYNKFSVLYEPTIPLDFHYKELACNNTNYKLHLWDTAGQERFKAVTQAYYRDAVAAFVVYDVTNKNSLEHSLQWKEEINSTVYLTNGDPIPVVLIANKVDCGQLDGEQFSKDHGFIGYFETSAKTGQGIREAIHFIVKKVHQLSCAHQELVVKTLNRNRTNIMLHRIEDFSCDKTSNEKSKCCLSSA, encoded by the exons ATGTCGAGGAAGGTAGCAAAACAGAAGTTCATATCTGATGTAGCTGCTGATAAAGCACTTAAACAGATATCTCCCATGGATATGTTAGAACAGCTGAACTTGTTTGAAACTATTGTTCAGTTGTATTCTATCGATGGACTAACCCCACTGGAGAACGAAGAACTTCAGAATAATTATGTTCCTGAACTTCATCGAAAGAGTTTATTATTGACCAGCATCATCCCTGGCAAGGGTCATTACAAAGGAATGCAAATGTTAAGACGATCTTTAAAGAAGACTGGGCAGCGTGCAATCTTAAGCAAACTTGATAAGGCATATGAAAAAGCAGTAGATACGTTAAAAACTAGGACTGGGCCGACAAGATGGTCAGTAGAGGCATCCATTACTGATTCTGTGATGACTGCTAGCTGTAGCAGTGTTGGCTGTGCTAGCATTACTTCACAAGAATTGAATGCAGATGCACTCTGTAAAGATGAAGCATGCACCGACGGGGGCAGTGGAAGTCACCAGAAACATGTTTTTGATGATAGCAGTTCTGACAACGATGACAATGAGTCAGATAATGACAATGATAAGCACAATGTTAATAGTGCTGGGGAGCAATGCATACAAGAGTCTACTTTTCAGTATCCTCAGGACTTTCGTACTTCTGCCTTAGTAACACCATTTCGTGaaagatctggtcacatttctgAAAGATCAAATCCTAGGAAAAAAGTGTCTTACCAAACTGAGCTAATTGCTTCTACAATTGCAACGGAAGAACGATTTCAAGCAGATCCGCTAACATTGCAATCAAGTAGCAAAGAGGAATGTCAAGATGCATTGGATAAA CACGACACAATGGGATCAGTTCACAGTGTGGACCAACTAAGGTGCAATACTCCAGTactaaaaattataattgtgggAGATACCGGTACTGGAAAGACGTCACTACTTCACCAATATGTCTacaataaattttctgttttatatgAACCAACA ATTCCTCTTGATTTTCACTATAAAGAATTGGCATGTAACAACACAAATTACAAGTTACACTTATGGGACACTGCAG GTCAAGAAAGGTTTAAGGCAGTAACCCAG GCTTATTACAGAGATGCTGTAGCAGCATTTGTGGTCTATGATGTTACAAATAAGAATTCACTGGAACACAGCCTACAATGGAAGGAAGAAATCAATAGTACTGTTTACCTTACAAATGGTGACCCCATTCCTGTTGTGTTAATAGCCAACAAA GTGGACTGTGGACAACTTGATGGAGAACAGTTCAGCAAGGACCATGGATTTATAGGATACTTTGAGACTTCTGCCAAGACAGGACAAGGAATCCGAGAGGCCATACATTTTATAGTGAAAAAG GTTCACCAGCTATCCTGTGCCCATCAAGAACTTGTGGTAAAAACACTGAACAGGAATCGCACGAATATAATGCTTCACCGTATTGAAGATTTCTCTTGTGACAAAACAAGCAATGAGAAATCAAAGTGCTGTTTGTCATCTGCATAG